A window from Salvia miltiorrhiza cultivar Shanhuang (shh) chromosome 2, IMPLAD_Smil_shh, whole genome shotgun sequence encodes these proteins:
- the LOC131012938 gene encoding uncharacterized protein LOC131012938 isoform X2, whose amino-acid sequence MDVALHAKILWCFCVCFGVKWIIRAHKDKKIRLCCVQSKAAEPYMKVCGVDREDVLRHFLFVEAPDSYHQGFAAALRVCSYFPKPFFVLSALMVVPAPLRDAVYDYVAKRRYD is encoded by the exons ATGGATGTGGCGTTACATGCAAAAATTTTATGGTGTTTCTGTGTTTGTTTTG GAGTGAAATGGATCATCAGGGCTCACAAAGATAAGAAAATAAGATTATGTTGTGTGCAATCAAAAGCAGCTGAGCCTTACATGAAAGTTTGTGGTGTGGACAGAGAAGATGTTCTTCGTCACTTCCTGTTCGTGGAGGCTCCCGATTCATACCACCAAGGCTTTGCTG CTGCTTTGAGAGTTTGTTCATACTTTCCCAAGCCTTTTTTTGTCTTGAGTGCTCTCATGGTTGTTCCCGCCCCCTTGAGGGACGCCGTCTATGACTATGTGGCAAAGCGACGCTATGACTAG
- the LOC131012938 gene encoding uncharacterized protein LOC131012938 isoform X1, with protein sequence MNIQVRGRKRSSNRMSDERERMSRSPRVAKTTHHARSLSLSLCRPHRPAAAFIVRNRVWSFVAHHHPHIDVSGVKWIIRAHKDKKIRLCCVQSKAAEPYMKVCGVDREDVLRHFLFVEAPDSYHQGFAAALRVCSYFPKPFFVLSALMVVPAPLRDAVYDYVAKRRYD encoded by the exons ATGAATATACAAGTCCGTGGGCGCAAACGGAGCTCAAATCGAATGTCGGACGAAAGAGAACGGATGTCAAGAAGTCCGCGTGTCGCAAAGACTACTCATCATGCAAGAT cgctctcactctctctctgtCGTCCTCACCGCCCCGCCGCCGCCTTCATCGTCCGCAATAGAGTTTGGTCTTTCGTCGCCCACCACCACCCCCATATCGACGTATCAG GAGTGAAATGGATCATCAGGGCTCACAAAGATAAGAAAATAAGATTATGTTGTGTGCAATCAAAAGCAGCTGAGCCTTACATGAAAGTTTGTGGTGTGGACAGAGAAGATGTTCTTCGTCACTTCCTGTTCGTGGAGGCTCCCGATTCATACCACCAAGGCTTTGCTG CTGCTTTGAGAGTTTGTTCATACTTTCCCAAGCCTTTTTTTGTCTTGAGTGCTCTCATGGTTGTTCCCGCCCCCTTGAGGGACGCCGTCTATGACTATGTGGCAAAGCGACGCTATGACTAG